Genomic DNA from Peribacillus simplex:
ATTTTGGTTTTTTTGACAATGGCGTTTTATGAAGACTTAAAAAAGATATTTTGGTATGTAAAGAAAGATTTTAACGAGCAGTAGAGTTTTAAACAAAAAGCCTTTATGAAGAATATTCGTAAAGGCTTTTTGCTTCTGATTAAATCCATTATGGTAACTTAGTTTTTACATATAACTGTTTGATCATTAAAGTTTCCTTAATCAACTAAAGGGGCAGTTTAGTTGAAGAGTGCTGTTTGATCTTTATTCAACAATTGGGCCAGTTTGTGGAGGATTTTAACAGGATTATTTAAAAAAGGATTTTGAAGTCTTTTGGTGAAAATTAAATATTAAATCTATAAAAGATGGAGGTTGTTGTTATGTTGAAACTGTTTCAATATAACTGGCAAGTTCGTGATGATTGGTTTACATTGTGCGAAGACATACCGGATGAAGAACTATTAAAGAAACGGGTCGGTGGGTTCGGTAGTATCCTACATACCCTATTTCACATTGTAGATGTGGAATATATGTGGATCTTAGGTTTGCGAGGTGAACCAGTGCCTGAGGAGCCATTGTTTGAGGATTATGCTAGCTTACAAAAAGTGAAAAATCTTTCAGCTCAATACCATGAGAAAGTGAAGCCATTTGTGACATCTTGGACAAATGAAATGGAATCTCGGAAACTTTCAGAAACTGATTTCAATGAAGAACCGATTAGCTCTAGAGACGCACCAATCAGGCGCCGAGTCATTGAATGTACACACGGAGAGATCATACGTCACGTCATTGTCCACGAAATTCACCATATTGGCCAGTTATCTATATGGGCACGTGAAATAGGAAAGGAGCCTGTTTCCGCAAATCTGAGAGGAAGAGGGCTATTCGATAATTAGACTGCCTTTGCCAATTTCATAAACGGGCGCGATTCTTGAATAAGGTTAGCTTTTCTTATAGAACTAACGGGGGCTTTAGTTCATTAACAGGGGTTGCTGCGGCAGCCTTTTTCTTATGGCACTAACGGGGCAGGATAGTTGAAGAGTGCTGTTTGACCTTTGTTAAACAATCGGGCCATTTAAAGTAATTGGCGAGCTGATCAAAGGTTCCCTTGACAAATAAATAGTTTAACAGCTAAACTAAAGGTATGAATAGGGAAAATTCTGAACAATCAAACAACATGTATAGTATGAAAACAGGAAGCCGTAATCTAGGTCGTTTATTTATGCAGCTCCAACGACTTGAACGTCATCCTCGCACCTTTGGAGACGCAGGCCCCTTGACGCCAAGTGAAATTCACACGATTGACGCCATTGGTTACGATGGTGGTATCCTCATGAGTGAACTGGCCACCCGTCTCAGTGTAACGAAAGGTGCGGTTACGCAGATTATCGGACGTTTAGAAAGCAAAGAGCTCGTTAAGCGTTCCCCTCACCCGGATGATTCTAGGGCGGTAATTATCTCACTTACTGAAAAAGGAAAAAGTGCTTACCGAGTCCACGAAGAATTACATCTGAATTTTTACAAAGAGCTTAGCGCTCAATTAGACCAAAAGGAGATCGAAATTTTCGAAAAATGCATTCAAAAGCTAAATGAGTTTTTGCAGAAATAATTTTTTTGAACATATAGTTTAGAATCTAAACTACTTTAAGGGGGATTTTTTATGAAGGTTAAGGCAACAGTTCTTTCTGAAAACAGTGTGTTCAGTAACCTGGGAGCGATTGCGGAACACGGTTGGTCTGTTTTTTTGGAAACGGATCATGGTAATTATCTCTTCGATACTGGTCAAGGTAAGGCACTGCTCAATAACGCGAAAGTATTCAAAAAAGATTTATCCAGTATTAAAGGAATTATACTGAGCCATCATCATATCGATCATACTGGTGGTCTGCTGGCTGCCGTAAAGGCAGTTGAGGCAAAAACAGTTGATGTTTTTGCACATCCTGACCTGTTCAAAGAAGGATATCTTGTTCGGATGGGTTATAAATACATCGGAGTCCCTTTTTCTAGAGTTGACCTTGAAAGCTACGGGGCCAATTTTAAATTCAACACGGAATTTACCGAAATCGCTCCAAATGTTTATCTAACAGGTGAGGTTCCTCGATTATCAGATTTTGAACATGGCGATACCGATATTGTCCAGCAGACGGAAGAAGGTTATATCCAAGATCAGGTTATGGACGATCAGTCCATTATTATCAAAACGGAAAAAGGTTTGTTTGTCATTCTAGGATGTTCTCATGCAGGCATCGTCAATATTCTCAATTATGCAGTCCAAAAGACCGGTGAAAACCGAATTCATACCGTTATCGGCGGCACTCATTTATGGTGCGTAAGCGACGAACAGAAGGAAAAAAGCATTCAAGCGTTGAAAGAATTGAATATTGAACGCCTTGGAGTGTCCCATTGTACCGGCTTCGAGGTAAGCATGAGCTTAGCTCAAGAATTCGGACAAAAGTTCTTTTACTGCAATGTGGGAACAGTTGTAAAAGTATGATCAAGATTTTTATAAAAAGGGGATCTTATCTTAAATCGCATCTTGACAATGGGGGCCGCTTATGACGTTTAATCGGTGGCGGCTCCATGGTAAGTAGTGATCATAATGATGTTCACGTTGACCCCAATTTTTTTTACCAGGAAACCTTTACAAATCATTCTTAGATGGGAAAAATACTAATTGTATTCAAAAAACAGGAAAAATTACATTTGAGGAATTTCTAAGAAATAAGATAGATAGAGGTTTTTTTTTAGTAAGGTTGTTGCTTCGGCAACACTTTTCTATTTGTGGAACAAGATTGTGAAGAAATGTACTTAAACTATAGGGTGCGTTAATTGAATAACGAAGATATTTGGAGAGCCTCATCTTCAATAAAGATATAATTTTGAAGTGAGTTTTAAGGACCTTGTAAAGGTCCTTAGTATTTTGTATTACTATGGTAGGTACCAATTTAAATGGTAGGTATCGTCCCACCATCTACTTTATATTCGCTGCCTGTAATCGACTTTGCTAAATCCGAAGCAAGAAATGCTACTAATTCAGCAACGTCTTCGGGTTGTCCCGGCCTCCCTAAAGGTATTCCTCCAAGTGAATCCATTAACTCCTCTAATGCTTTTTTGCGTGAACCATATTTTTCTGCTAGACGATCAATCATTCGGTCAGCTGCTTCTGTCTGAATAAAACCAGGAGCTACAGTATTCACTCTTATTCCGCTTGATGCCAATTCGTTTGACAGTCCTTTACTATAGTTGCTTAATGCTGCTTTAGCTGCGGCATAAGCAAGGGTCGATTCGTATAAAGGCAATGTTCTCTGAATAGAAGAAATATGAATAATTATACCCTTTCCTTGTTTCATCATTTCGGGGATTAATTCTCGATCCAGCCGAACGGAAGGGAATAAATTCCTATTAAATGCTTCCAACCATTCTTCCTCATTAAGAGCCAGTACCCCGCCAGCTGGCGCGCTAGAACCACCAATATTATTGATTAGAATATCTATCCCTCCTAGAAAGTCAAGAGCCCGTTCCGCCAGCAATTTTATTCCTTCAACCGATGTTAAATCAGCAGGGATAAACAAATCTGCATTGGTTTTTCCCATAGGTTCTGTCCTTGCGGAAGTAACTACGGTTGCTCCCTCTCTTTTTAACTTATCTACAATTGCTTTACCCATACCCTTAGTTCCGCCAGTTACAAGTGCTCTTTTTCCTGTGAATAATTGATTGGTCATAATGAATCTCCCTTAATTTATTAATTTGATTACAAGTTGTATACTAACAAACATAATATGACAACAATATGTCATGTTAAAAAAACTTAATCCTGCAAATAAAGTCAAAATAATTTGAGGTAAAAGAATGGCAATGAATAGATATTTTGAAATTGTTTATATCCTACTAAATAAAAAAAACATAACAGCAAAAGAATTAGCGGAGCGTTTTGAGGTGTCAACACGTACGATTTATCGAGATATAGATGCTTTGAGTGCTGCTGGAATCCCGATTTATAGCAGTCAGGGGAGAGGAGGAGGAATTTCACTCATAGATGAATTTGTTCTTAATACCTCTCTTTTGTCTGAAGCCGAACAAAATGGCATCATGATGGCACTTCAGGGATTAACAGCAACCTCTTATCCTGAAGCGGATGAATTGTTATCCAAGTTGAGCATACTTTTTAAAAAAGAAAAAAGGGATTGGATTGAAGTCGACTTTTCACCGTGGGGAAGTAAAAAAAATCAAAAAGAACTTTTCCACTTACTCAAGGAAGCGATTTTTTCCAATCGAATAATCAAATTTATATATTTCAGTGGGAATGGAACTAAACGTAGAAGAACGGTAAGCCCTAATAAATTAATATACAAAGATAAATCCTGGTATGTAAATGCTTATTGTTTAGACAATAGTGCCAACCGGACCTTCAAAGTAAATAGAATGAAAGAAGTCGTAATGACAGAAGAACTTTTTATAGCAAGCGAAATGATTAAAATTCCTTCTGATAATGAGGAAACAGGATTGGGGAATCTTATTGAAGTACAATTGAAGATTGCTGCTAGCGGTGCTTTTAGAGTTTATGATGAGTTCGAGGAAAGTGACGTCGAGATAAATTCGGATGGTTCTTATACTATTAGAGCCAATTTTCCAGATAGTGATTGGTTATTAAGTTATATTTTATCCTTTGGCAGCCATTTAAGGGGTGTAGAGCCGGAAGGTCTCCGTCAGAAAGTTACTGATGAGTTAGAAAATATGAAAAGGTACTTATTTTCGGAATAAACTAGACATAATGGTGTCAAGTTATGAATGGTATATTAGCCTTGACTAGACAATAGGAGGCTAACGAACATGATTAACTTACCAGAACCGATTGTACGATTTTATCAAATGGCAAATAATGCTGATGAGAATAATTTTAAAAGTATCTTTACACATGACGCCATAGTATTCGACGAAGGGAAGGAAATGCTAGGTCTTGAATCAATAGAAAAATGGTCGAAAGACTCCATTTTCAATCCAAAGATACATTTTAAAACCTTGTCATATAAAAAGAGAGATAGGTTTATAGTTGTTACCTCAGAGGTTGATGGGAGTTTTGATAAAACGGGATTGCCCAATCCTTTCCTTTTGGATATACATTTTAGTGTCGTAGAAGAAAAGATAAAAGAACTGATCTGTACAGACTTCAATAGCATTTAACTATTTTTTTTAATGGACTGTCTAAGAAGGTGGAGTAAAAAATGGTGATGAATACGTTACTTATCAAACTAAAAGAGCCTAGTAGTGAAAATATCAGTAAGACCAAGGAATTATTAGAGAAATTGAAAGTAAAAATACCTGATATCAGAGACCTTAAGGTAAAGATGAATAGTCGCCAATCAGAATTGTCCTACGACATGGTCCTCAATGTAAAATTTGACTCTTTAGAATCTATGGAAGCGTGCCTATTGAAAATGAAAGGATCCTTTAAAATGCAGCTAGCTGATGTTTTGTTGTCATATGGGAACATGACTCCCTCTATAAAATAACATACACCGATTAGGATAAATTGTGAAATGTGAATAAATGTACTTAAACTAACGGGTGCGTTAGCTGAAGATCGGAGCTGTCTTTAAGGCAGCTTTTTCTTTATTAAACTATCGGAGCAGGTTAGAACAATAAGTCCTATGGTATAATTCTGCTAATAGTTGAGTTTTCGGGGGTAAGTCAATGAATAATCAAGATTATTTTAATGATGAAAACTATACTGGTAATCACCTTCATGTAGATAATTGGAAATATGAGTTCACTCCATATATAGAAGCAATTGCTTGGGTAAGAAAAGACAGTCCAATGGACTTGTTTTTTAATGATTTTGCAGATGATAAGGAGTTTCAAGCGTTATTTAGTGATAAAGAATACTATTATAATGAACTTATGGGTGTATTTTTTGGTAATGTTAAAACTAATCAGGAAGTATACGAAATGTTTCGTAATTGGGTTGATGGAGTGCTATACCCATTTAGGAAGAGAGCTAAATAGAAAAGAAAGGATTTTTTCTCTCTTAATGGTTAGTTCTATTTATCATTGTATAAATGTAACCTCTTTACTAATTTCCATATTTTACACCTCCTACTTGGACGTGAATGCGTTTACATTTAAATTTGCAATGATAACGTTGTAAAATTTCCTGTTTAAATAATCAACTATATTCACCTCTTAATTTACTAAACATATTGGTGTATAATAAATAAATCCATATAAAGACGGAGATGAATGCTTTGGTTACAATTACTGATATCGCGAAGCTTGCCGGAGTTGCTAAGAGTACAGTTTCACGTTATCTAAATAATGGTTCTGTTAGTGAGGCAACGAAAAATAAAATCGAACGTGTGATAAATGAAACCAGCTATGCTCCTAATGCCTTCGCTCAAAGTTTAAAAGCAAAGAAAACTAATATAATCGGTACCATCGTACCGAGACTTGATTCGTATGCTTCTTCTCATACGTTAATTGGCATTGATGAACAATTAAGAGAACTAAATTATCAAATGCTGATCTCAAATACCGGTCAGGATTTAAATCGGGAAATTGAAAATATTTACACACTGGCTAAGCAAAAGGTTGCGGGAATGATTTTGCTTCCATCCCAAGTTACCGACGCCCATTTAGAGGCCTTCAAAGAGCTGCACTTGCCCGTTTTACTGGTTGGTCAGCAGCATGAAACAATTCACAGCATCATACACAATGATTATGAAGCAGCATATGATCTCGGAAAACATGTGCTGGAAAAAGGTCACCGTAAGATTGCTTTTTTGGGCGTAACAGGAAAAGATATTGCTGTAGGAGTCATGCGAAAAAAAGGATTTCAGCGGGCGATAGATGAAAAATCAGACTGTGAAGTAAGGTATTATGAAACAAGCTTCAGCATAACAGATGCATTAATCAATGTCCCTTCTATTATTGAAGAATTCACTCCCTCTATTATCGTATGTGCAACTGATAATATAGCGATTGGTGCTTTGAAAGCAGCTTATTTAAGAGGTTTAAAAGTCCCAGAAGACTTGTCGATCACTGGATTTGGAGGTTATGAAGTAACAGAGATGATACACCCAGGCATAACTACAGCGAAATTTTACTACAAAGAAGCAGGACAAATGGCAGCTAAAAGTATCGTAAAGCTTGTTAACGGGGAAGAATTACCAAAATTATCTCTATCAAAATATAAAATTATTGAAAGAGAAAGCGTTGACAATCGTTTACTACACCGATTATAATCAAAATGAAATCGGTTACCAAATATTTCCCCTCTAAAATGTAACCGGTTTCTGTGAATCAACTTGTTGATATTATATTTTTTTGGTTTATGTTGGAACCGGTTCCGTCACTTAATATATTCATATATTTTTTTGGATTCAAACGGAACCGGTTCCAAGTCAGCGTTTATAAACGTTTAAAAGGAGGATCATTATGAATTATAAAGAAGTATCCCAGGAAATATTGGAGGCAATCGGCGGGAAAGAAAATGTGGCAGCTGCAGCACACTGTGCGACTAGGCTCCGCTTAGCTTTACATGATGAAGATAAAGTCGATCAAGCAAAACTAGATGAGATGGATGCAGTAAAGGGAACATATTCAACTGGAGGACAATACCAGATTATTATCGGTGCGGGAACTGTTAATGAAGTATACAAAGAGTTTTCAAAGCTAACTGGACTTACTGAAATGTCGACGAAAGATGTAAAAGATGCTGGTTCGAAGAAAATGAATCCGCTTCAGCGCTTTGTAAAAATGCTTTCTGATATTTTTGTTCCTATTATTCCTGCAATTGTTGCCGGCGGTCTATTGATGGGGATTAACAACTTGCTCACCGCACCTGACTTATTTATCGCAGGGAAATCCATTGTCGAAGCTAACCCGGGATTCGCAGATTTAGCAGCTCTAATTAATACATTTGCCAACGCAGCATTTGTATTCCTTCCAATCTTAATCGGTTTCTCTGCCACACAGCGGTTTGGCGGAAATCCTTATCTGGGTGCTACACTTGGAATGCTAATGGTTCACCCTGACTTATTGAATGGTTGGGGATACGGAGGAGCCTTAGTAAGCGGTGAGATTCAGGTCTGGAATATTCTCGGATTTGAAATTGAAAAAATCGGATATCAAGGCACTGTGTTGCCGGTACTTGTTGCTTCCTTTATTTTAGCAAAAATAGAAACGTATTTGCGAAAAGTCATTCCTTCCGCACTAGACAATATTCTAACACCATTATTGACAATTTTTATTACTGGTATCTTAACGTTCACAGTAGTAGGACCGATTACTCGTGCTACAGGGAACTTATTAACAGACGGTCTCATTTTCTTATATGATGGAACTGGTTTTATCGGAGGAGCTATATTTGGACTTCTTTACGCACCAATCGTTATCACAGGTATGCATCATAGCTTTATTGCTGTAGAAACACAATTACTTTCTGATATTTCAAAAACTGGGGGCTCTTTTATTTTCGCAATTGCAGCAATGTCCAATATTGCTCAAGGTGCAGCAACCCTTGCAGTTACTTTCATTACGAAAGATAAAAAAACAAAAGGTACGGCATCTGCAGCGGGAATTTCGGCTCTTTTAGGGATTTCAGAACCTGCAATGTTCGGTGTTAACTTAAAACTGAAGTATCCATTTATTGGAGCAATTATAGGTTCAGGAGTGGCTTCTGCTTTCGTCACCTTCTTCAAAGTAAAGGCGATTGCACTTGGCGCTGCAGG
This window encodes:
- a CDS encoding MarR family winged helix-turn-helix transcriptional regulator — translated: MQLQRLERHPRTFGDAGPLTPSEIHTIDAIGYDGGILMSELATRLSVTKGAVTQIIGRLESKELVKRSPHPDDSRAVIISLTEKGKSAYRVHEELHLNFYKELSAQLDQKEIEIFEKCIQKLNEFLQK
- a CDS encoding helix-turn-helix transcriptional regulator encodes the protein MAMNRYFEIVYILLNKKNITAKELAERFEVSTRTIYRDIDALSAAGIPIYSSQGRGGGISLIDEFVLNTSLLSEAEQNGIMMALQGLTATSYPEADELLSKLSILFKKEKRDWIEVDFSPWGSKKNQKELFHLLKEAIFSNRIIKFIYFSGNGTKRRRTVSPNKLIYKDKSWYVNAYCLDNSANRTFKVNRMKEVVMTEELFIASEMIKIPSDNEETGLGNLIEVQLKIAASGAFRVYDEFEESDVEINSDGSYTIRANFPDSDWLLSYILSFGSHLRGVEPEGLRQKVTDELENMKRYLFSE
- a CDS encoding SDR family oxidoreductase, translating into MTNQLFTGKRALVTGGTKGMGKAIVDKLKREGATVVTSARTEPMGKTNADLFIPADLTSVEGIKLLAERALDFLGGIDILINNIGGSSAPAGGVLALNEEEWLEAFNRNLFPSVRLDRELIPEMMKQGKGIIIHISSIQRTLPLYESTLAYAAAKAALSNYSKGLSNELASSGIRVNTVAPGFIQTEAADRMIDRLAEKYGSRKKALEELMDSLGGIPLGRPGQPEDVAELVAFLASDLAKSITGSEYKVDGGTIPTI
- a CDS encoding MBL fold metallo-hydrolase, giving the protein MKVKATVLSENSVFSNLGAIAEHGWSVFLETDHGNYLFDTGQGKALLNNAKVFKKDLSSIKGIILSHHHIDHTGGLLAAVKAVEAKTVDVFAHPDLFKEGYLVRMGYKYIGVPFSRVDLESYGANFKFNTEFTEIAPNVYLTGEVPRLSDFEHGDTDIVQQTEEGYIQDQVMDDQSIIIKTEKGLFVILGCSHAGIVNILNYAVQKTGENRIHTVIGGTHLWCVSDEQKEKSIQALKELNIERLGVSHCTGFEVSMSLAQEFGQKFFYCNVGTVVKV
- a CDS encoding LacI family DNA-binding transcriptional regulator, yielding MVTITDIAKLAGVAKSTVSRYLNNGSVSEATKNKIERVINETSYAPNAFAQSLKAKKTNIIGTIVPRLDSYASSHTLIGIDEQLRELNYQMLISNTGQDLNREIENIYTLAKQKVAGMILLPSQVTDAHLEAFKELHLPVLLVGQQHETIHSIIHNDYEAAYDLGKHVLEKGHRKIAFLGVTGKDIAVGVMRKKGFQRAIDEKSDCEVRYYETSFSITDALINVPSIIEEFTPSIIVCATDNIAIGALKAAYLRGLKVPEDLSITGFGGYEVTEMIHPGITTAKFYYKEAGQMAAKSIVKLVNGEELPKLSLSKYKIIERESVDNRLLHRL
- a CDS encoding sucrose-specific PTS transporter subunit IIBC, which produces MNYKEVSQEILEAIGGKENVAAAAHCATRLRLALHDEDKVDQAKLDEMDAVKGTYSTGGQYQIIIGAGTVNEVYKEFSKLTGLTEMSTKDVKDAGSKKMNPLQRFVKMLSDIFVPIIPAIVAGGLLMGINNLLTAPDLFIAGKSIVEANPGFADLAALINTFANAAFVFLPILIGFSATQRFGGNPYLGATLGMLMVHPDLLNGWGYGGALVSGEIQVWNILGFEIEKIGYQGTVLPVLVASFILAKIETYLRKVIPSALDNILTPLLTIFITGILTFTVVGPITRATGNLLTDGLIFLYDGTGFIGGAIFGLLYAPIVITGMHHSFIAVETQLLSDISKTGGSFIFAIAAMSNIAQGAATLAVTFITKDKKTKGTASAAGISALLGISEPAMFGVNLKLKYPFIGAIIGSGVASAFVTFFKVKAIALGAAGLPGIISIKTDTIIFYIIGMAISFAVAFIATFSLANRTDKKVAALSRKEAA
- a CDS encoding Dabb family protein, which produces MVMNTLLIKLKEPSSENISKTKELLEKLKVKIPDIRDLKVKMNSRQSELSYDMVLNVKFDSLESMEACLLKMKGSFKMQLADVLLSYGNMTPSIK
- a CDS encoding DinB family protein, with product MLKLFQYNWQVRDDWFTLCEDIPDEELLKKRVGGFGSILHTLFHIVDVEYMWILGLRGEPVPEEPLFEDYASLQKVKNLSAQYHEKVKPFVTSWTNEMESRKLSETDFNEEPISSRDAPIRRRVIECTHGEIIRHVIVHEIHHIGQLSIWAREIGKEPVSANLRGRGLFDN